In Papio anubis isolate 15944 chromosome 20, Panubis1.0, whole genome shotgun sequence, a single window of DNA contains:
- the MRPL34 gene encoding 39S ribosomal protein L34, mitochondrial, translating into MALLAGSLLGPTSRSAALLGGRWLQPRAWLGFPDAWGLPTPQQARGKTRGNEYQPSNIKRKNKHGWVRRLSTPAGVQVILRRMLKGRKSLSH; encoded by the exons ATGGCTCTCTTGGCTGGATCCCTGTTGGGCCCCACGAGTAGGTCGGCAGCGTTGCTGGGTGGCAG GTGGCTCCAGCCCCGGGCCTGGCTGGGGTTCCCGGACGCCTGGggcctccccaccccacagcagGCCCGGGGCAAGACTCGCGGAAACGAGTATCAGCCGAGCAACATCAAACGGAAGAACAAGCACGGCTGGGTCCGGCGCCTGAGCACGCCGGCCGGCGTCCAGGTCATCCTTCGCCGAATGCTCAAGGGCCGCAAGTCGCTGAGCCATTGA
- the ABHD8 gene encoding protein ABHD8 — MLTGVTDGIFCCLLGTPPNAVGPLESVESSDGYTFVEVKPGRVLRVKHAGPAPAAAAPPPLSASSDAAQGDLSGLVRCQRRITVYRNGRLLVENLGRAPRADLLHGQNGSGEPPAALEVELADPAGSDGRSAPGSGSGSGSGSGSGGRRRRARRPKRTIHIDCEKRITSCKGAQADVVLFFIHGVGGSLAIWKEQLDFFVRLGYEVVAPDLAGHGASSAPQVAAAYTFYALAEDMRAIFKRYAKKRNVLIGHSYGVSFCTFLAHEYPDLVHKVIMINGGGPTALEPSFCSIFNMPTCVLHCLSPCLAWSFLKAGFARQGAKEKQLLKEGNAFNVSSFVLRAMMSGQYWPEGDEVYHAELTVPVLLVHGMHDKFVPVEEDQRMAEILLLAFLKLIDEGSHMVMLECPETVNTLLHEFLLWEPEPSPKALPEPLPAPPEDKK, encoded by the exons ATGCTGACCGGGGTGACCGACGGTATCTTCTGTTGCCTGCTGGGCACGCCCCCCAACGCCGTGGGGCCATTGGAGAGCGTCGAGTCCAGCGATGGCTACACCTTTGTAGAGGTCAAGCCCGGCCGCGTGCTGCGAGTGAAGCATGCAGGACCCGCCCCGGCCGCTGCCGCACCTCCGCCATTATCCGCATCCTCGGATGCAGCCCAGGGGGACCTTTCTGGCTTGGTCCGCTGTCAGCGCCGGATCACCGTGTACCGCAATGGGCGGTTGCTGGTGGAAAACCTGGGCCGAGCCCCTCGAGCCGACCTCCTGCACGGGCAGAATGGCTCTGGGGAGCCGCCGGccgccctggaggtggagctggccGATCCAGCGGGCAGCGATGGCCGCTCGGCCCCcggcagcggcagcggcagcggcagcggcagTGGCAgtggcgggcggcggcggcgagcCCGGCGCCCCAAGAGGACCATCCATATTGACTGTGAGAAGCGCATCACTAGCTGCAAAGGCGCCCAGGCCGACGTGGTGCTGTTTTTCATCCATGGTGTCGGCGGTTCCCTGGCCATCTGGAAGGAGCAACTGGACTTCTTTGTGCGCCTAGGCTATGAGGTGGTGGCTCCTGACCTGGCGGGCCACGGGGCCAGCTCTGCGCCCCAGGTGGCCGCAGCCTACACCTTCTATGCGCTGGCTGAGGACATGCGAGCGATCTTCAAGCGCTATGCCAAGAAGCGAAACGTGCTCATCGGCCATTCCTACGG TGTCTCTTTCTGCACATTCCTGGCACATGAGTACCCAGACCTAGTGCACAAGGTCATCATGATCAATGGCGGGGGCCCTACGGCGCTGGAGCCCAGCTTCTGCTCAATCTTCAACATGCCCACCTGCGTCCTGCACTGTTTGTCGCCCTGCCTGGCCTGGAGCTTTCTCAA GGCCGGCTTCGCCCGCCAAGGAGCCAAGGAGAAGCAGCTGTTAAAGGAGGGCAACGCTTTCAACGTGTCGTCCTTCGTGCTCCGGGCCATGATGAGCGGCCAGTACTGGCCAGAGGGTGACGAGGTCTACCACGCTGAGCTCACCGTGCCAGTCCTGCTTGTCCACGGCATGCACGATAAGTTTGTGCCCGTAGAGGAAGACCAGCGGATGGCCGAG ATCCTGCTCCTGGCATTCCTGAAGCTCATCGACGAGGGCAGCCACATGGTGATGCTGGAATGCCCCGAGACAGTCAACACGCTGCTCCACGAATTCCTGCTCTGGGAGCCCGAGCCCTCGCCCAAGGCTCTGCCCGAGCCACTGCCGGCGCCTccagaagacaagaagtaa